The region TCTATTCAAACCTACCGTGATCGAATTTATGTTGGTGACATCCAAGAGGTATGTTTCTATTCAATGTTTGTCTCTATTTGTTAAATATCTGTATATTTTGAGTCAGACATTCTAACAAACAACCACTTTCCGTTATGATTTCTGGTATTTTCTGTTAGAATCTGATATTGCATTAGTTTCTGACATTAACTTGTCTTTGGCCGAAGTGTTAATATTTGAAATTTACTAAACTGGTTTTATATTAGAGCTCCAAAGGGATTTTTTGTTCTATATTTCAAAACTTGATTAAGGCAGAGATAAAACTTTCTTAATTTTGGACAGCATGCCTATTCACAGATTCAATGTACTGCTGCTTTCTGATTTCTGTTTCACTTGTAAGATACTCATCTAATTGTGTTGTGTACTCTCCCCAGTCTTTTCATTACTGCAAGTATAGACGGGATGAAAACCAACTTTACATATTCGCTGATGATTGTGTTCCGAGATGGCTTACGGCATCATACCACATAGATTTTGACACCATGGCTGGTGCGGACAAGTTTGGAAATATCTATTTCGTGCGGTTGCCGCAAGACGTATCTGATGAGATAGAAGAAGATCCTACTGGCGGGAGGATCAAGTGGGAGCAGGGGAAGTTGAATGGAGCTCCCAATAAGGTGGAAGAAATTGTACAATTTCATGTTGGCGATGTGATCTCATGCCTGCAAAAGGCCTCTCTTATACCAGGTGGCGGAGAATGCATTTTATATGGAACTGTTATGGGGAGTATTGGGGCATTACATGCTTTTACTTCACGAGATGATGTTGATTTCTTTTCTCATTTGGAGATGCATATGAGGCAAGATAATCCACCTTTGTGTGGAAGAGACCACATGGCGTATAGATCTGCCTATTTTCCTGTTAAGGTATACCTAATCTATATTATGCCGTAGATTCTTTCTGTTATTATTACAATTACTGTTTGCCATCCATATTTTCATGGTTGGGTTTGCCTAGGATTTATTATACTATACTTCCGGCAAAAATCTTGACACTGACAAATGTTTAATTTTATTCATTTAGTGTATATTTTAACCATTAGTATGAATGTATCCGTGTAGGATGTTATTGATGGGGACCTATGTGAGCAATACCCAACATTGCCAATGGATTTGCAGCGAAAAATTGCGGATGAATTGGACAGGACCCCTGGAGAAATTCTGAAGAAACTTGAGGAAGTACGAAATAAGATTATTTAAGAAATGATGATTAGAGAGGTATGATCCCCTATTTCTGTTGAGATACTCTATATAGTACTAGTATGATTTATAGGGTCCTAAGCAATACTTATAGATGCAAGAAGCCAAATAATTTTGATTTAACGAATACTTTATACTGGGATTTTGTATTTTGAGCAGGTGCAGGGGTTGGCGGAATCATGTTATTTGAGTATGTTACGAGTCACTAACAAAATGAAGAAAGCATGTGTTTTTCATCATACGGGAAGGTGGAAGCTGTGATTTATTTGTCATATTATGACTCATTGTACTCTGCATTTGTAGTGTGTCTTGTGGAAGGGAAACACATAAGCCGCAGTTGGCAATTTATGTTGTAATTAATGATAATTAACTGTTAATTTCATGCTTCGTGGATGTGATAAGCAACCCATCTCTCTCAATCTAACCTCTCACTGAGATGTTTAGATTCTTTTAACAGTTTTTCATACTTGCACGCAATATTTACTTAGGCAATTAAATAATAAGTTGAAAGCTTCAACTAGTCGCTTTTAGTCATTTTTATCACCAACTTCGTGAATGAAATGGATGTGTGGAAATTTTCTTCTTTTATCCGTTAATAAGTGAAGTCGATTAGGGATTGGTTTCTGACATTGATTGATAGCGATGTATATGTTTGATCATAAGAGTAGCTAGTTGTTACCACTGTTCATAATACTTTGATTAGCTTTTTTAATTACTATCATTTGCTTTAATTTAAGATCAGCAAAAATAATTGACATACACAAGTGGTGTCTTGGAATGGTTTTTAATACTTAATATTATAGTACTCTCAAAATGATAAACACCCATTTCTGATTCATTACAAAAACACTTACAAAAAATGTGAAATATTTCTCAATTTTTTTCTCTACTCCTATTCTTTTTCTTCCAAAACTGATGAgaaatataaaataattttatattcTCAATCAATAACCATTATATATTCTACCATAGACtataatgaaaaataaaaaataattttatattatCAATCAATAACCATAATATATTTTCCCATAgattataataaaaaatataaaataattttgtaTTGTCAATCAATAACGATTATATATTTTGTCATAGACTATAATTATTTTACACTTACCAATTAAACTCCATGCAAGTAATATAGTATTTCAAAAATTGAAAATTTGAAACCACAAATTCAAATCACTAACATATcattatatttttctttttctttctatAAAAATAAATTCTTTAATACCCATAAATTTAAATTAGGTATTGATAGTATAAATAATtcttaaaatttattttttattttgaaataaaacaaaaatatgACATTAAATTATAGTGTTTGATTGGTTGAAAATACTGAATCTCCAACTTAATTCAAGGATACCAAAAGTATTTTTACCTTTTTATAAATTATCTAACATATTGATTCATgatctattttttatttttctttaaataataCATGATCCATTTTATTCAAATTTATTATAGTTGGTATCAAATATATTGGTTCATGCAAAACAGATAATAATATAACTTTAACAAATAAATAGACTCAGGATCAAAAGTTGAATCAGGAATATGACCAAGAGTAAGTGATATTAGAGGAGCTGGAACAAATCAAAATTTTGAATTCAAAATCAACTTCGTTATCCTCAGAGTCTTATAACTAGTAAAGTAGAAGACATTTTCATGAAAACATAGATTCAACTATATGAAAAGGAAGGTTCCTTAAAAGCATATGTTGAGTAGCAGAAGATGAAAAAACATGCCGAAGACGAGAAGAAAGCACATTCACAAGCCATGTTCACATTTCAATAAAAGATTTTATTTAAATAGATAAAGAATCTAACAACAAGAGTAAGTTCCTCTTGTAGAAtcttcattttcatttttcaattccCTCTCAATTCTTGTATTACCATACTTAGTTCTCTTCTCTATCCAACTAAAAATATCTGAAAAAACAATCTCCAAATTTTCTGGTGGCTCTCCATACAACAAACCATGCCACATTTTAGGGTACAATTTCAATGTCTTATCAGAGCTTGAAGCCACTTCATATAACTGTTTACTCACTGATACATCAGTAACTCTATCTGCTTCCCCATGCAATATCAAAAATGGCAATGAAACTTCATCCAATCTTTTTTCAATTTCTGTAGCAACTCTATTCAGTTCATAACCTGTTCTCAAACGTGGTTTTCCCTTGAAGCAATATTTATTACCTTTTATCTACAAAATcataaataattattattttatttcaatatatatatattttttttttgcatGTATAAATATATCAACATTTATTATAATTATACCTGTTTTCTGACTTCAGGAACTTTAAAAGCAATATCAATAATATCTTCCGTTGGGATTATTTGCCAAGTTGGAGTGAGTTTGCTTAGTGCACTGAATATAGTAACCATCCATGCATTCGGTTTTATATCATCTGCAATCTGTACAAATTATACTCTCATTAACTtctaatatttatttatatttatatataaatgGAAATAAATTGttgatatttataaattaataaaattttaaaaaacaTTTGATTAATATTAATACAACTTGTAAAGACTTTTTTACATGACATGTGAATGCAAGAATTAGTATGCTTAATGATGCTAACAAAAATTTCTAATATAAGCAAACCATGCATAAATGAATAAGTCACTTTCATGGAAAAGTAAAAGTCTTTGTATTTGTGATGTGAATGTGATTTGGGGGCAGCTATAGCAATAGTTTAGACTTTAGggtaataaaaataaaaatgtgatTAATAAGATAACTAAATTAAGGAGCACTCTAGACCTAAAAGTTAGAGGACTTATTATTATTTGGATTTATCATAGATTAGTATAGTTTATAGGTAGGCCCAAAAATGATATATTCTAATGGGTCAGTCatcattcatttattttgctTTAACGAATCAAcaaaaattaatattaaaatatatgTATCATTGTCACATTCATCTGACTTTGTATTTGCTTGTTTTTCAATAAAAATAATTACACAAGTTTGAAATTTTAATATCAATGTTTCTAGATTCAACACTGGAATTCTAATTCAAAGTTTTATAGTAATTGTGTATTAATTTCTAATAGTTTAGAATTTCGTCTATCAATAGAAAATAAagtaaaataataataataatattttttcCTAATATATATGTAATatatatttttcataatttaatgGATTGCATGATAAGTGGAAAAAtaaaacaatatatataatcTAATAAGGAATGGTagttttttatttaaaaaatggTTAAACTTATTTAAATCAGATGAAAATAGTAATAATAATTGAATTACAAAatattatttctttttttaaaagtaattatttatttatttatttatatttaattttttatataaagAAAATTTACTAAAAAGtaaatatatattaattaagAGATATTTTGGTTATTATATTAATATGCAAAATCAATCCATAACAATAATTATATTGCCAACCCTATTTGATTACAAATAATCATGTTTCTAATAACCACTTAACTAAAAAGTATATGACAAATATTTATCATAAAATATTATATTCTCCTAAAAAGGTGTTTATATCTAAACTATTTTATACtaaaataaagtaaaataattttttataaaatataaaaattatttttactAAGTTATTAAAAAAATAAGCTCAAAATATGTGAATAATTAAGATGTTTATAATTCTAATGAGATAATTGACTTAGTATTTGAGAGGTGCTGTATTATTCATATGCATACAAGGAACAAGAAACATGTGATGGACAAATAAATACAAACTTGCAGACACGGTTGCAGAAATTATGTTTTTTCTAATcaaaatgaaaaaataaattaGTATGTATCACATTATACTATTACAGTACTATATAGAATTTAATCATATAAAGTAAAAACAAACCTTGCACATGGGTGCTGACAAAATAGCACCATCCCAATAATCTGGCTTTTTCCAGTGCAAAAGCATAGCCACAGCTCCTCCCATGGATTCTCCTAACAAATATCTcatcttatttttattttcacCCTTTTCTGTTATATAGatcaaataattaaataaataaattatcttttataacaaaataaaaataaaaatactcATATCAACCGAAAATATGCAGAAGTCCTAAGCAAAGTTTAAATACATTGTTTGATTCTGAATATGATTCAAACTCTGATATTCAGAGTTATGCagattaaaaaaaattgaatttaatTGGAGACAGCATTTATCTAACCACATATTTTGCTGAAATGATTGAAACAATCATCAATGACATCATCAAAATTCATAACAAGACCCGCTAATCCGTCTGATTTGCCATGTCCTTCATAATCTATACCATATACTGCATATCCACTTTTTACAAATCTTCTTGCTGTGCCTGTTAATTTTCATAATCACAACCATAAtcataattaattaatttaaacATCCTGTCATATATAGtataataaaagaaaaaaaaatgaaaaatagTAAATTACTGTTCATGGTGATGCTGCATTCCATGGCATATCCATGACACATGAAGATTAAAGCTTTTGGATTTTCATTTGCAGGAATCCATTTCGTTGCTAATAGTTTCATTCCTCGAGAATTCAATACATATTCTTCTTCATATTTGATTTCAATTTCTTTCGCCTGCAAATATTAAATCAAACAAAAAATTAAGATAATTAATTACGGAAAAATAACAAAATGAaagagaagaagagaaaaatACCATGAAAAAGAATAATTCAGGATGAGGTTTTGAAGCttttttatgatttatttatGGTTTTAGAATATAGAAATAATTGGTTgtaacaataataaaaaaaagagaGTTTGGAATGATAAAGGTGAAGAAGAGAGAGTCTTTATATGAGTATGAGAAATAA is a window of Lathyrus oleraceus cultivar Zhongwan6 chromosome 6, CAAS_Psat_ZW6_1.0, whole genome shotgun sequence DNA encoding:
- the LOC127098110 gene encoding caffeoylshikimate esterase; the encoded protein is MAKEIEIKYEEEYVLNSRGMKLLATKWIPANENPKALIFMCHGYAMECSITMNSTARRFVKSGYAVYGIDYEGHGKSDGLAGLVMNFDDVIDDCFNHFSKICEKGENKNKMRYLLGESMGGAVAMLLHWKKPDYWDGAILSAPMCKIADDIKPNAWMVTIFSALSKLTPTWQIIPTEDIIDIAFKVPEVRKQIKGNKYCFKGKPRLRTGYELNRVATEIEKRLDEVSLPFLILHGEADRVTDVSVSKQLYEVASSSDKTLKLYPKMWHGLLYGEPPENLEIVFSDIFSWIEKRTKYGNTRIERELKNENEDSTRGTYSCC